The sequence below is a genomic window from Sneathiella marina.
GGAGACACCAAAGTGTCGCCCGGCGTGCCAGTTTCTGCGTTACATCAATCATCCGTCCCTGGATATCGCTCGAGATTTTATTGTCCTGCGCCTCAATACCTGCCCATAGACTATTCAAGTCAAACACATCGCAAACCAGGGCAAACGCACGGGCAACTTCTTCCGGACGGCTTCCCGTTTCTTCCACCATCTGCATGACAAAAGTCGGGCCAGCGCGATTGACCAACTGGTTGACAATGATTGTTGTGATAATTTCCCGGCGCAGTCTATGGCTCGAGATAAAGGGCGCATATTTCTTACGAAGCTGTGGCGGGAAATATTCCGTCAACCAGCTGTCATAATAGGTATCGTCCGGTAGTTTCGTTTCCAGAATATCAATATATAACGTCATTTTGGCATAAGCCAGCAGCACCGACATTTCCGGCCGGCTTAAGCCGCGCCCGGTGGCCTGCCGATCAGCCAGCTCTTCATCATCGGGAAGAAATTCCACATGCCTGTTAAGGCGGTCCTTTTTCTCCAGACCGATCATAAAGCGGACATTTTCGGAAAAGTTATTCAGGCCTTGCCGCTCAGATGTGGTTAGCGCCTGGGTTTGCAAATAGTTGTCCTGCAAAACGTGATCAGCAACATCATCGGTCATCTCGACCAGTATCCGGTCCCGCTGTTTACCAGTCATCTCCCCGTCATCGAGTACGGCGCGCAGCAGAACTTTGATATTTACTTCATGGTCGGAGCAATCCACACCGGCTGAGTTATCGATGGCATCCGTATTCAGGCGGCCACCGCTTTCTGCATATTCAATTCGGCCGAGCTGTGTAACTCCCAAATTACCGCCTTCACCAATAACTTTCGCCCGAACCTCACTCCCGTTAACGCGGATGGCGTCATTCGCCCGATCCCCGGCATCACCGTTACTTTCATCCGCAGACTTAATATATGTGCCAATACCACCGAACCAGAGAAGATCGACCTTGGATTTAAGAATGGCAACCATCAATTCGTTTGGCGGCACTTCCGCTTTCTTGATATCCAGAAGTTTTTTAATTTCCGGCGAAAGTTTGATAATTTTCGCTTTACGATCAAATATACCGCCACCCTTGGAAATCAATTTCTCATTATAATCTTCCCAGGAAGATCGGGGTAATTTGAACATGCGTTCGCGTTCGGCAAAACTTTTTGCCGCGTCCGGCCGCGGATCAATAAAAATGTTTCGATGGTCAAAAGCCGCGACCAGCTTGATATGCTTGGACAGCAGCATGCCATTGCCGAACACATCACCGGACATATCGCCGATACCGGCGACTGTAAAATCCTTTGCCTGGATATCATGACCGACTTCGCGGAAATGCCGTTTAACGGATTCCCATGCACCGCGGGCGGTAATGGCCATCTTCTTGTGATCATACCCCGCGGCACCGCCAGAGGCGAACGCATCGCCAAGCCAGAAGCCATAGGAAATTGCGACTTCATTGGCAATATCGGAAAATGTTGCCGTACCCTTGTCTGCCGCCACGACGAGATAGGGATCGTCTGCGTCATGCCGGACCACATTTTCCGGCGGGACAACCTCACCACCGACATAATTATCCGTTACATCCAACAGTCCGGATATGAAGGTCTTGTAGCAGGCAATACCTTCAGCCTGCACCTCTTCACGAGTGCCGCCACTTGGCAGCCTTTTGGGGACAAATCCGCCTTTTGACCCCACGGGAACAATAACCGTATTCTTGACCATTTGTGCTTTCATCAAGCCCAGGACTTCTGTCCTGAAATCTTCTCGGCGATCGGACCAGCGCAACCCGCCACGCGCAACTTTGCCGCCCCGTAAATGGACACCTTCAACGCGCGGGCTATAGACGAAGATTTCCACATGCGGTCGGGGGAGTGGTAAATCGTCGAGTTTCTGACTGTCTAATTTGAAAGAGAAATATGATTTGTCCGTGTTTCTGGCATCTTTCTGATACACGTTTGTCCGCAATGTATTGATAATCAAATTGACGAAGCGCCTCAGAATACGATCATCGTCGAGGCTGGCCACATGGTCAAGCTCATCCCAGATATGCTTAAGGATACGCGATACACTCTCGGTCCGGTCTTCGGGAAATGACGGATCGAAGCGGGCTTGAAATAGCTCAACCAATCGTTTTGAAATATTGGCATTTTCCGACAGGGTATTCGACATATATGACTGGCTGAACGTGATGCCGGCTTGCCGCAGATACTTTGCATATGCCCGCAGAACAACAACATTTGACCAGGCTAATCCGGCACGCATAACCAACCGGTTAAAGCCGTCACTTTCCATTTTCCCTTTCCAGACACGCTCGAAAGTTTCTTCAAATTTTTTCTTCAGAATATGGAGTTCGAGCGCTTGCCCGCCTGGTTCTACAAGTTCGAAATCGTGAATCCAGATCGCCTCTTCCTTTCCCCCGATCGAGACAAAATACGGATTTTCCGACAATACCTTAAGCCCCATATTCTCCATCATCGGCAGACAGTCCGACAGGGAAAGCGGCTCTCCGGGGCTATAGACTTTAAACCTGACCTTATTGTCCGGATCATCAATCCATCGGTACAGGTTTAGCTCGACGTCCTTGGTTTTTCGAACACGCTCGGTCTTTTCGATGTCATGCAGTGACAGTTCTGCATTGAACCGCTCCTTATAGGCAACCGGGAAGGCATCTCCGTACTGGGCCTTCATGCGAAGACCCTTTTCCTCTCCCCATTTATCCAGTAACGCATCATAAAGATCGTCAGACCATTCTCTTGCAGCGGCAACCAGTCGCCGCTCCAGATCCACAACATCCACTTCCGGCTTATGCTTGCTTTTCAGCGCGATGATATAATGAATGCGGGCCAGCGCATCGTCCCCAACCAGCGCATAATGTGAGGACAGGGTGCCGTTATGGACATCTGCCAGTATATCCGCAAATTTCTTGCGAAGTTCCGTATTGAATTTTTCCCGTGGTACATATACCAGCACGGAAACAAAGCGCTCAAACCGGTCCCGCCGGATCAAGGCGCTAATTCGCGGTCGCTCCTGCAGGGTAAGGATTTTTGAGGATGTCTTGAATAGATCATCGACAGAAATCTGAAATAATTCATCGCGTGGGTACGTCTCCAGAATATGGGCCAGCGCTTTTTCGTCATGACTGCTTTTCGCCAGCCCGGCTTTTTCCAGAGTTTGCTTTACCTTGCGGCGCAAATACGGAATATCACTGGGAATGCGGTTATAGGCAGCGGAGGTAAACAGCCCGGTAAAACGATACTCACCGATAACCTCGCCTTTCTTATTGAATTTTTTAACGCCAACATAATCCAGGTGAACGGCACGATGAACCGTAGAGCGGATATTGGCCTTGGTAACAATGATCAATTCGCGACGACGCAGAAAATCCCTTACTTCCGGTGTCATTTCCCGGTTTCCCGTCATTATGCGACGGGTTGGATCACGTAATATCCCCAAACCGGAATCCTTGACGATATCCCAACTGTCTTTTCGACCCTTTGCCGCCTCTCCAAATTCAAATTCTCTATAGCCGAGAAATGTAAAATGATTGTCTGACATCCAGTTTAACAGCGCGCGCGCTTCATCCACTTCCTCTTTTTCCAAAGGCGGTGGATTATCTGTCAGGCTTTTGATGATATGGTCGACTTTGCCCAGAATAGGCTTCCAATCCTCAACTGCCAGCCGGACATCCGACAATGTATTTTTAAGTTCATGCTCAATATCCGAAAGGACTTTTGGATCTGATTGTTCATCAATTTCCAAATGCATGATACTTTCGCGCTGACTTTTCTGACGAGCTGTCGGTGGCGTGTCAAAGATGCGGTTGCGCTTCCCTTTTTCGTCCCGCTCCACATTTAGAACGGGATGAATAACCAAATGAACGGTCAACCCTCTACGGCTCAAAGTTGACGTAATACTATCCACCAAAAACGGCATATCATCGTTGGCAATCTCAATGACAGAATGGGATGTTTTCCAGCCATGTTCTTCCAGGTTTGGACTGAAAGCCCGTAATTTTGCCTTTCCGGGAGGGCGCTTTTCAGAAAATTTATACAGGGATAATGCTGATCCATAGAGATGCTCCGCCGAGACCTCGAGAATATCCTCAGGAGAGAGGCGTTCATAGTAGTGGCGCACAAATACCTGCACGTCATCGGCTTTTTTCTTGTCCAGCCGATCTGCTACCATAGATAGAACTTCTTCAATTTTCTCGGTCTTTAACTCTTCTGCTTTCGTTACCATTTCGACGT
It includes:
- a CDS encoding NAD-glutamate dehydrogenase — translated: MVTKAEELKTEKIEEVLSMVADRLDKKKADDVQVFVRHYYERLSPEDILEVSAEHLYGSALSLYKFSEKRPPGKAKLRAFSPNLEEHGWKTSHSVIEIANDDMPFLVDSITSTLSRRGLTVHLVIHPVLNVERDEKGKRNRIFDTPPTARQKSQRESIMHLEIDEQSDPKVLSDIEHELKNTLSDVRLAVEDWKPILGKVDHIIKSLTDNPPPLEKEEVDEARALLNWMSDNHFTFLGYREFEFGEAAKGRKDSWDIVKDSGLGILRDPTRRIMTGNREMTPEVRDFLRRRELIIVTKANIRSTVHRAVHLDYVGVKKFNKKGEVIGEYRFTGLFTSAAYNRIPSDIPYLRRKVKQTLEKAGLAKSSHDEKALAHILETYPRDELFQISVDDLFKTSSKILTLQERPRISALIRRDRFERFVSVLVYVPREKFNTELRKKFADILADVHNGTLSSHYALVGDDALARIHYIIALKSKHKPEVDVVDLERRLVAAAREWSDDLYDALLDKWGEEKGLRMKAQYGDAFPVAYKERFNAELSLHDIEKTERVRKTKDVELNLYRWIDDPDNKVRFKVYSPGEPLSLSDCLPMMENMGLKVLSENPYFVSIGGKEEAIWIHDFELVEPGGQALELHILKKKFEETFERVWKGKMESDGFNRLVMRAGLAWSNVVVLRAYAKYLRQAGITFSQSYMSNTLSENANISKRLVELFQARFDPSFPEDRTESVSRILKHIWDELDHVASLDDDRILRRFVNLIINTLRTNVYQKDARNTDKSYFSFKLDSQKLDDLPLPRPHVEIFVYSPRVEGVHLRGGKVARGGLRWSDRREDFRTEVLGLMKAQMVKNTVIVPVGSKGGFVPKRLPSGGTREEVQAEGIACYKTFISGLLDVTDNYVGGEVVPPENVVRHDADDPYLVVAADKGTATFSDIANEVAISYGFWLGDAFASGGAAGYDHKKMAITARGAWESVKRHFREVGHDIQAKDFTVAGIGDMSGDVFGNGMLLSKHIKLVAAFDHRNIFIDPRPDAAKSFAERERMFKLPRSSWEDYNEKLISKGGGIFDRKAKIIKLSPEIKKLLDIKKAEVPPNELMVAILKSKVDLLWFGGIGTYIKSADESNGDAGDRANDAIRVNGSEVRAKVIGEGGNLGVTQLGRIEYAESGGRLNTDAIDNSAGVDCSDHEVNIKVLLRAVLDDGEMTGKQRDRILVEMTDDVADHVLQDNYLQTQALTTSERQGLNNFSENVRFMIGLEKKDRLNRHVEFLPDDEELADRQATGRGLSRPEMSVLLAYAKMTLYIDILETKLPDDTYYDSWLTEYFPPQLRKKYAPFISSHRLRREIITTIIVNQLVNRAGPTFVMQMVEETGSRPEEVARAFALVCDVFDLNSLWAGIEAQDNKISSDIQGRMIDVTQKLARRATLWCLRRLSSSVDIAAEVKLLSADMRKLERGLEGLLSDEGRNLFVDRSDQLISAGVPEDLARRMAALGPLRSSLDVVQVGNSNTRPITEVGEVYFAVGAELNLDWLRSAAEGIEPETNWDRLAIAAIIDDLYGQQRALTNSVFVGSNGHAGRQAFEHWVKQHQTPIKRSSELIKEFKTMGVLDVSKLAYANRQFRSMIS